AGGCACAGATCTCACTAACTAAAGCAGATGGGCCAGCTCTCTCTGATGATTAAAGTGCAGGCTGAGGACAGGATAGAAAATCAGATACTGTTCGTCTTTAACATAATTTGTCTATCTTCGCATCCCGCTCTCTCAGCCATCCACAATGCTGAGCAATTATGTTGTTAGACAGTACTTGGGGTGATCAGTAGGATAATAGGGAGTCATACCATTGTAGATTGATGTCCTTTAAAGACTCACCTGACTCAGCAACCACAGAGATGTCCACACCCTGTTCTCCAGCCATATAACCCAGTATGGAGAAAATGGCGAAACCAGACACAAAGCTGGTCCCACTGTTCAACAAGCACAGGTAGAAGGAATCTCTGCAAGGCACAAAACAAGTTTAACGTATAAAGACACCTTCCTCTTTCACATACACTGTTGGCAAAGGTCTAATAAGATTTAAATACATGTTATTAATGTTCAGGGCGATTGAGGTAGTGTGTCATGAATCCTCCTGGCGTAGGTGAATAAGCAAACTGTTATTATATGCTCTGAAGAGATCTTGACCTGCAGTGTTTGCCAGATGAAACCCTGAAGGCAGCTTGCTGTTGAAACATTACTAAGTGATAAAAAAGGAATGCGTCAGTTCCATGAGAGTATGTGGTTTTTCTTTTCCATGCATTCTACTTCTCCAGCCTGCACCTCACCTAACCAGATGTGCTTTTTCCTGtctccagactgactgactgactgaagagaTCTTGTGACCATAGCACCTCCTGGTACTGCTAAATAAGCAAACTGTGTGAGATCTTCAATGTGCCAAATTATTACCTCCAATTTTTAATCAAACCCACACACTAGTTGAAGCCTCACTTGtagcagttgttgttgtatttGTTGTAGCTTCCAAGAGAGGTCAGGTAGCCCAGGCATATGGCGTAAGAATAGAATATCTGGGTTCCTGCATCCATCCAAACCTTATTaacgaacaaacaaacaaagaagaGGTAAACTGAAGTCATAAACTGAACATGTTTAAGTAGCACAAGGGAAATGTATATCAGTAAGAAGCGAGACTAAACAAGGATTTAGAGGGCCGGTTTCCTGGACACCAATGAAGCATACTCCTGGACTaaggatgttcaatggaaatACTCAATTtgaagtgtttttttgttgtcgtccaggactagtcttaatctgtgtctgggaaaatTGCCCATACTACAGATAATACCTGTGGATCAGCTAGGCGTGTAACATTGGGATACAAGTAGTAGAATATGCCATCTTTAGCTCCTGGAAGGGTCACTCCTCGGACAAATAGCACCGCTAGCATTACATAGGGGAAGGTGGCCGTGAAGTAGGCTGCCTATGAATTAGTAGTACAGGATTAGTAGAATACAGAAAACACAATATAGCCAAGCATTCCCGGCATCACCATACCAACTATGGGCCCATCATTGCACCAAGTAACTTTAAAGCTACATCAAATAGCTGTCCCTCTGTTTATTttatgtttgtttgttacctCTGAATTCAAGATTGATTGAGATTGGGATGATGCATAATTATGAAACTACTGTCTTGGCTAATATATGAAATCAAAATCACCTTCCCTGTAGACCTAACTCCTTTCCAGATACAGAAGTAGCAGATGGCCCAGGACAGCAGAAGACACAGAGCCAGCTCCCATCTAATGCCTCCCAATGACTCAATTCCATCTGACATTCTCAGCACTCGCCGACTGTAAGGAGAAATAGTTGACAAAGCAATACATTTGAtcaacaaaataaaatatattgtatgtaaatgtattgtagtctattgtatgcTTATAAGAATCATTTCATAATTCCAATAGTTCCTTTTAAGAAATAAGACAATAGTATCTGATTCATTTATAATTTGAGGAGTCAAGAATCTAATCACGAACGATGCAGTGGGGATAAAAACACAGCATTTATAAATAGACTTACTGCCAAAACTCCACAACGGAAGATGACACATTCAGGAGTGGAACAGTCCAATTGGTGCTGGCATTCTTGGTGCCAAATGTCACACAAAAATCTGAAATACATTCAAGTCTAGTTGAAACAGGTTATAAAGTTGACAGCTTCAAGTGGATATGCAACCTAATAGACAGATCCTCTTAATGTAATTGACTCGAAAGAAATATGAACCCTTAAAATGTTAAAAGCTATTTCTGTCAATCTGAGAAAATGTTTTAAAGAGGTCCGATGACAAGGTAAAcactttcaaatcaaataaaagtttatttgtcacgcgccctgaatacaacaggtagaccttacagtgaaatgcttacttaccggctctaaccaatggtgcgaaaaaaataaagaaaaaaaaagtgtgtgtgtgtgtaggtaagtaaagaaataaaacaacagtaaaaagacatttgaataCATACattagtatgtacatgtaggtatcgttaaagagactatgcatatatgatgaacagagagtagcagcagcgtaaaagaggtgtgtgtgtgtgtgtgtgagagagagagagagagaggggggggggggtagaagatACCAGACAGCTCTTCTCCCCCATTATTCTCACTGTCTTCAGTATTTGTGCAAACTGTCAGAAGATGTTCACGTGAACACACTGATTGCTCATGATCTCCCCTCACTGAACTTCCATGGCTGCAAGCGGTTAGAATTGTTTGTTGTTGATAAGAGTCATTGAATTTCAGTGATGGATGTTACTTGTTAGTAGCACTGTGTGCTTCATTactgtggcggcaggtagcctagtggttgggccagttgctagatcgaatcccagagctgacaaggtaaaaatctgtctttctgcccctgaacaaggcagttcataggccgtcattgtaaatacgaatttgttcttaactgacttgcctagttaaataaaggttcaataaaaaaaagagaaaataaCTAGGCTTCAGAGGTAGTTGCTCCTATAAAGATTATCGCAACCCAGCAGCCTCGAATACACCGTTTGATAAAACTGCCACCAAGTCAGGGGATTTGGCCATTTGGGGACCTGTTACATTTGTGTTTTTAATTTCAAGAAATTATTAAATAGATATAGGCCATATAAAGTTGTGTTAAAAATCAGTCAGTGGGGACCCCTCAGCCAGCTGGGGTCTGTTTCAGTTGAAACATATGCACATAGCAGTCCTCCTCTGCACCAAATTTCAGTCAAGTCAACAATATTGTAAATACCTGTGTTCCAAGCATTGTTGCAGTTAGCCCATGGCAGGTCAGCAGTGAAGGATGAGAACAGGTAGAGGAAAGCCCACACCAGAATCACTATGTAGGTCATACATCCATATATAGTGATCACCTGGGCGGCATAGCCCATTCCTGATGAAGACAAGCAAAACATAGCAACATGCTCATAAAAAAACGAACACAATTATTCAAATGACCTTCACTGCAGTTGATTCCCAATGACAGCAGCCCAAAGGCCTGTCCGGCACATAATTGAGTCTTGTCACCTTACTGTCCAAATGCATTGTGTGCAGCCGGCAAAACGTTAATATCCTTTGTAGACCGGTTAGCACCTAAAACATCAGGCGGCATAGGCTTCGATTCCGTAACTTTATTTCGGACATCCTAACAGGTTATAGTTATACTCGTGTCGCGATCAATCAGTTAGCAGGTCGGATATTTCCGAGTTTTCTAGTTCCGACTTGCACTTGAACGCGGCCTTCAGCCAGGGCATTTTCGTCAGTTCGTGCACACATTTTTTCTCTCGAGGCAAGCCAAAGCGTCGTCACTGGTTACCACAGACGAAGTCTAAACCACGCCCATTTCtaaaatgtatcttcttaaaaaccttaaccacactgctaaccttatgcctcaccttaaattaagaccaaaaggcATTTTTTTAACGATCTAGCCCCCGAAAACTTGTAgctgaagtctacgccccttcgtctcTGATTGGTCAACAGAAGGGATTAttcaatgaagtgtttgttgtcGTTTAGCGAGAAACGAAAAATGTATGCATTTTTTTCACTTGAGATACAgtatactgcaccaaacatcttagttagatgtcaaATTGCGTGACTACTCaataaatctgtcattcatttttaCGTTCTGTAAAGGTTATACCCCAATTGCTGAATAAAACAATATGAAATCACACATTTACctgtagaaatacattttttccctGTTGATATTGATATATATAAGCAAATTCATAGTTTCTCATCTTTTGGTTGCTTAgagactcgacccagtcgttcattctttATGATCCATACTAGCCATGCACGATagcaatgttcttatcccttgcttgctgcTAACTAGCCAACGAGCAGCCAGAATACAGAATGAACTGGTAATTGCCGGGTTTGCCTGGCATTGCTAGAAAAGTTTGCGTCCTCGTCAGGACACTCGACACTGTACATTACGACGAAATGGCATTTCATATCAAACACTAAGCTAGAAGCtagcaaaatattttttgttgcTAGCAAACCTGCCAATATGACAAGCAAATTCCAATATCAGTTGCTGAAAACATCTGGTCAAACTAGAAACGTGGAGTATTTAACAGCATAGCGCCACTTGCATCATGTCTGCAGTGGGGACCAGAGAATTGCATGTTCCTCACTCACCATGTTGGGTCATCAGATGGCATCTGAGATGCTCCATAAAAAAAATCTCTGCAAAAACAATGCCAGCCAAGTTTTTTCCTCATTGGACCTGCATTTACGATGTATCCAATTTCAGTTTGTGTGGTTGTTGGTTTAGCTTTCTGCAACTTTGTAGCAAGTACCATCTGCATGTATAGGCGCTTATTGCGTCATGATTGCAAGGTGTCCGATATCTTTTCCAACTGTCCAATTATCTGgcattatacaacgggtgggtctaatcctgaaaccgcattccagccggtggctatttaatggaagcctctcaaatgtaatccagttagaatcaggaattccccagggtagctgtttaggccccttgcttttttttctacatttttactaactacatgccactgactttgagtaaagccagagtgtctatgtatgcggatgactcaacactatacatgtcagctactacagcgactgaaatgactgcaacactcaacaaagagctgcagttagtttcagagtgggtggcaaggaataaattaGCCCTAAATACATTGCCAGGCAGTATGGCAATtgaacatttagaacaaacaactgggtcgtgtctatagatacagaacaaaaagactgaactgGGTTGCGTGTCTAGCAACCAAATCGACAGAACGAACAACAAATTCATCAAAATGATGTTTctaatgaaaatatgtaaatcattattttaatatgttggtaaccgttgtataaaagtgataatgcacttgaagccagtgtttggaggatatattggcacggtctgccaacaacacccatgccaatatatcctccaaacaccggcgtCTCGGACATTATCATTTAATTATTCAacggtgggtctaatcctgaatgctgatttgttAAAATCGCATTCCAGcctgtgtctattccacaagatACCACTGGCTACATCTATGATGTCAatatgcctatttactctgttccatctgaccccgcaatccactgtctcatcagcccagccacaaacacagggctctccagagggtggtgcagtctgcccaatgCCTGCCCTCCCGGACacatacagcacccaatgtcacaaaaaggccaaaaagatcatcaaggacatcaaccacccgagccactgcctgttcaccctgctactatccagaaggcgaggtcagtacaggtgcaaaaaaactgggaccgagagactgaaaaacagcttctatctcaagggcatcagactgttaaatagccatcactagccagctaccacccggttactcaaccctacaccttagaggctgctgccctatatacatagactggaaatcactggtcactttaataatggaacattagtcactttaatagtgtttacatactgctttactcatttcatatgtatatactgtattctattctactgtattttagtcaatgccactctgacattgctcgtcctaatatttatatattgctTAACAttcttttactttagatttgtgtgtattattgtgaattattagatattactgcactgttggagctaggaacacaatcatgtCACTGcatccgcaataacatctactaaatatgtgtatgtgaccaataacatttgatttgatttaatacagCGCTGTGTTAGGTTAGGGGTGAGAGAACGGACTGATGCAACCTGATTGGCTGAACGCAATACACAACATCTTGAATTAGCATTTAGTCGCTGGTGATGGAATATGTTTTTTCATAATGAAAGTAAGCATATTTTcccagtttttttttctctcattttctcaCAATTAAATATATTTAAGGAGGAAAATGCAGCCTatgcagcctgaatggagaatgttttaGGTATAAACTGGTCCATGAGGGATACAAAACTATTGCCGGCTACATACAATGCATTTGGGCGGTAAAATGACACGACTCAATATCGCCACCTGCCGGCCTTTGGGCTTCCATGATCAATTTAGTCAGATTAAGGTTACCACAGGGCCACATTCATTCTGAAAGTACTGTATGTCTAAGATCCAAATCAATTTATGTTTCAAGTAGCCCTTCCGAAGACtgtctgactgatttgcatttttgaacacattttttatttgtgtgtgtgtgtgtgtgcttgcttcagctgtgtGATCATGACATCAATTAATGTGGGACTCAGACTCAGTTGGTAAAAGCATGGCTCTAGTAGCAACACCAGGGTCATGAAAGGTTAATTTCCTGCTGCTAAGATGTATGCTATCTCTGTGAGGTTAGACACTTTAGCTAAAAGGATCAGCTAAAttgcatatattattattaatttaaaaaAGTGAACATTTAATTCagacagggtttttctttatttttactattttctacattgtctaataatagtgaagacatcacaactatgaaatagcacaaatgaaatcatgtagtaaccaaaaaagtgttaaacaaatcaaaatatattttatatttgagattcttcaaatagccagcttcatacactcttggcattctttcaaccagcttcctgaggtagtcacctggaatgcaaatcaattaacaggtgtgccttcttaaaagttcatttgtggaatttctttccttcttaatgcgtttgagccaatcggttgtgttgtgacaagataggggtggtgtacagaagataaccctatttggtaaaagaccaagtccatattatggcaagaacagctcaaataaccaaagagaaacaacagttcaAAATTActtttactttaagacatgaaggtcagtcaatacggagaatttcaagaacttttgaacgtttcttcaagtacagtcgcaaaaaccatcaagtgctatgatgaaactggctctcaggagcgccacaggaatggaagatccagagttacctctgctgcagaggataagttcattagagttaccagcctcagaaatggcagcccaaataaatgcttcacagagctcaagtaacagacacatctcaacatcaacttcagaggagactgtgtgtgaatcgggccttcatagtcaaattgctgcaaagaaaccactactaaaggacaccaataataagaagagacttgcttgggccaggaaacacaagcaatgaatattagaccggtggaaatgtttCCTTTcatctggagtccaaattggagatttttggttccaactgctatgtccttgtgagacgcggtgtgcgtgaacggatgatctctgcatgtgtatttccctcTATatagcatgaaggaggaggtgttgtggtgtgggggtgctttgctggtgacactgtctgtgatttatttagaattcaaggcacacttaaccagcgtggctaccacagtattctgcagcgataccctctcccatctggtttgggctcagtgggactatcatttgtttttcaacaggacaatgacccaacacacctccaggctgtgtaagggctattttaccaagtaggcgagtgatggagtgctgcatcagatcacCTGGCCGCCACAATCCCCctacctcaaccaaattgagatggtttgggatgagtcggaccggagagtgaaggaaaagcagtcgacaagtgctcagcatatgtggtaactccttcaagattgttgggaaagcattccaagtgaagctggttgagataatgccatgagtgtgcaaagctgtcatcaaggcaacgggtggctatttGAGGAATCTCACATTTATaatgtattttaatttgtttaacacttttttggttacttcatgattccatatgtgttatttcacagttttgatgtcatcactattattctacaatgtagaaaatagtccaaataaagaaaaacccttgaatgagtaggtgttctaaaacttttgaacggtaataAATGGGGGCCCTATGTAACTGCACAAAAATCTTAATGAATGAAGATCATAAAGCAACTATTTGTTTCATGTCTCAGCACGAATAAGGaaccacacctactcattctattCTAAGTCTCACTCTACTATTCATTGCAAAGTGGTTTATTCTGTTTACTTCATTATGGTTTATACTTTACATAATGATGTACCATAATCTTTCAACTTTACTGTGCTGTACCAAGACCATGCAAGACATCTATCTACATTATGAAATGCGGAAAGCACATAAAGGCTCAGGCTCATCCTACCAGAGAATTTGtcacaatgaaaacaatgtaaccTACTTGGGCTGCAGCAAAAGCATTTGAAAACATAACTTTTAAGTGCACAGAACTGTACAGCAATATTCACCCTCAAACAGCGGGCAGATTTTCCTCCAGCAGGTGATGCCCCCCTGGCTGGTGTACTGTCCCAGAGCCGTCTCCAGGATGAACAGAGGGATGCCACAGGTCACCAGGTACAGGATGTACGGGATGAAGAACGCACCTACAGTACAGGAAGGAGTCACACATATTAGGACTGCTTGATGTTAATCTATGTTCAAACTTTAACCTTCAGTTAACAATATCTTGTGACAGCTGTTTTGGTTCTGGGTGCTGAGATTAAGTTGACTCTAACAGTATGCATAGGTCTTTGTATCTTTCATCACTATACATCTGAACAAACCAATTTATTTTCATGCCACTTTAAATTTAAATTTGTCCCATGGATCACACCCTCACAATATACCCAGTCTTAGAAATCAAATTCCTGTTGCCTGCGACAGATGACTTTTCAACCTCCATCAATACTGATCGGGTCACACTACTGTGCAAACCAAACACACCCCTGAAAGTGCAGTGTGgaaccccctccccccaacaAAAAAATCCTCTTTAAATTGTTACCATGCAAGGTGAATTAATGTATACTTACTTATCTCAAAGGAATGGGAATGCGAAACCAGCACAATGACCATGGGGTCAGACGATATGAGTTTTCAGGGGGTTCAACTACAGTATTTGGATGCAGCTTTGTTTCTTTGTGTCATTTAAAGGAGCTTTATGCTAAACAACAAACCAATCCTTCTCTTTTTTCTTTTTGCCTGAACTGACCAGGAATCAAATCAACCATGCATTTGTAAACAAGACAGAGAGACTTGGATAAAATAATAGGATAATTTCATCATATGCTCTCACAACCAAGCTTTTTATTAAAAGAGAACAAATTTGGAAACATCAATGTAATGTTATTAGGAGTGGAAAGTGTGTTATACAACATTATATTTTCTAGTATCTATTGTAGAATCACATACAAGTTAAGCATGTAGTATACACTAAGTATACAAAACAATAGGaagaccttcctaatattgagttgcaccccccttttgccctcagaacagcatcaATTCGTCGGGGTATCGACTACACAATGTGTCGAAAgagttccacagagatgctgacccatgttgactccaatgattcccacagtcaagttggctggatgtcctttgggtggtggaccattcttgatacacacgggaaactgttgagtgtaaaaaaaaaaacagcatcgTTGCAGTTCCTGACACACTCAACCCGGTGAGCCTGccgcctactaccataccctgttcaaaggcacttaaatcgtcTGTCTTGCtcattccccctctgaatggcacacatacacaatcgatttctcaattgtctcaaggcttaaaatccttctttaattaacctctctcctctccctcatctacactgattgatggaatcttagctttcacctggattcaccttgtcagtctgtcatgcaaagagcaggtgttcctgttttgtacattcagtgtatattgTAAACTGTACTAATATACACCAAATACATGCAAGATGCAAATAAGTGAACAATATTGAATAAGATCAAAAATGTTTTGGGTTAATTTCATGTTCTCTGATGTGACACTGAATGGTGTTTAGGTACAAAACGTCAAGAAATTTTgcaggaataaaaaaaaaaaacggttgcTTAGTCATGGGAATCAAAAATTAAGACGGAGCTGACCTTAATAACAGTATTCTCGCGAGCCAGAACCAACTCTCGAGCTAGCCAACTGGCTCAATGTAAGAATAGCTGTTACGAGACATTAGATCAACAGCCACATATCTCACAGACTGTACATATTTCAAATGATTACTTATTATTTTTATTACTGACCCATAACTATGAGACGTATTTTGGAAGTTCTAAAGAACATTTTGGAAGTTCTAAAGACTTTTTTTAAAGGGACCTACCACCCTAAACACCTCTACATTAacatggatgctaccatgattacggatgaTCCTGAattaatcatgaataatgatgagtgagaaagttacataTGCACAAATACCATACACAAGACATGCtaatctctcaccattacaataataaGGGAGGTTAGCActtttgtttgggggggggggggggggggggggcatgatatttgtgcgtctgtaactttctcattaaTCATTATTCACGATCCATACAgtattatccgtaatcatggtagtatCCACATTAatatagaagtgtttagaaacatgttctattcttatttacaataaaaaggACTCCAAAATTATACAAATATATTATTTACCatgaatttctattgggcacaaaataatctgaaacaaagccaaaacaaacagcaaatgcatccaacatgtttgtagagtcacaagcttgacgtaatcattgcgtgctaggaatatgggaccaaatactaaacttttgactactttaatacacatataagtaacttttggtcccctaaaatggtggGACTATGAACAAAAAGTGctataatttctaaacggtttacCCAATATGAATGAAAATactctcaaattaaagctgaccgtttgcactttaacctcaaggtcattgtatcatttcaaatccaaagtgctggagtgcaGAAACAAACcattgtcccaatacttttggagctctcTGTATTTAACCAAAAGACAAAAATAGGACTTTGTTGACTCACCCCCACCGTTCTTGTAACAAAGATAGGGAAATCTCCATATATTTCCAAGTCCAACAATTGCGCCAGCCACAGTTAGAATAAACTCAAATTTGTTCTTCCACTGGCCTCGTTCATTGACCCTCTGTTGGGCAACCTGCATCGGCCCGGGGAGAGTCTCATGCCTGCCTGCCAAGAGAGGACCTGCCATCCTgcagtgagtgaaagagagagggttcGAAGGCGAGTACTGCTGGTCGAGTCTGTTGAGTTCCTGCCTGGAGGTCAGTGGTTGGTGCAATTGTCTGCTGCTGCTGGAGCTTTTATGGATAACAGCACTGTCAAGATTCCAGCTGCTTCTGCCTGAAGGGGGACGCAAAAACATGAGGGCTGACAAGTCATTAATTTGCTTGCACGGGATCCAGATATTTGAATGAGAGCTGCACTTTTAGTGTCCAAAAGAATGCCTGCAGGACTGTGATCCTCTCAGCTGGGTTGAGAGAGACTGATGTTTCAGCAGAGCTACACAGAATAACACATTGTACAATTCCAATATAGGATAACTGACTTTCAATTCTTGTTGAAACAGGTTAATTTCCTAATTTATACGGTTTACAACTCTCAGTGACATTAAAGGAATTACAGATAATACTGATATTTTGTATTACATTTAGTGACTTTGATCACTCTGTATAGAAGGAATCATTTTAACAGATTCTGGTCTGGTATACATTCAGAAGAGGGTGCTTATATCTTAGCCTTGGACAACCAGACTATAATAACAAGGCATTGGGCTTATCCTATTACTGTACAAAGTCCTGTGCTCTACAGACATCACAAAGTACCGTGTAGACATCACAAAGACTATGTGTTCTATATTTATGCACATACAGACATAATTAGATCTTCGTATAAGGTTCCTCTATCTTCAAAAGggaccccccccccactcaaatAAAAGTAGTTGTTTTGGGCTGTGTATTTGAAAATGctcaaatacacagaaaaagTATTTTAAATAGTAGATACTCAAGTACACATGTATTTGAACACAAGTCTGGTTGAACCAGGGTCTTTATTGTGTGTCTCATGTGCTGTGCCTGTTTCGtgtgctgtctgtctcttgtGTCGTGTTTGTCTCATGTTCTTTGGGTGTGTACAGTATTACTGATGTGCTGAAGGGTCAAGATCACAGATTTTCACCCTTGGAGCAATAAGTCCTAGCTGCACCTTTAACCTCGGCACAAGGGAGCCTCGACTAGGGCCCCATTAGTAACTAATGAGCCTGAAGAGAGTGAATGAGCACCCAGTCAATAAAAGTACTTGTCCTCCTTTTCAATTTAGTGTACATAAGTTCTTTCAAACAGGTCAACTGTGGCAAAAGGAACTTGACAGGCTAGACTACGCAAAGTTTAGCGTCCTtgtgatgatgattatgataaTGGTGGTGATGATGCTTATGATGAATATTATGATAATGATACATGAAATCTGAATGAAAAGATGGGAGATGACATGATCATGAGCAGCAGGTGAATCCataagtatgttttttttttcaggtCATCTCCTCAAAACAAGGTACAATAATGATCACAGCCCAGTTCTGAAAACCTTATGCTAACATGAACACggcttacatttttttgttttcttggaaaGAGAGCcttctacatactttatatacAGCTTCAGCAGAAATGCCTAAGAATTCACAAATTCCAGCTAGATGATTTGTGCTTGTTTGTAAATAGTAGTACTTATTCATCAACTGTTTCCTGACTCATGTCTGTCTTCCTCAATATCTGAATGAATCATGTAATGTGACCAGTGTGATCGAAGAGAGCTGCTTGCCTTGTTTAATAAGACCTTGAATAGCAGCAGGGTTATACCAGGGTTATACCAGGGTTATACCAGGGTTATACCATATACTATAGACTAAATGGGAACACTTTACTTTGATAGACCCAAATAGATTTGTAGATGTTAATTAGATGTTCAACTAACTGTCATCAAGATTTCCAACTATccacttaccctaacccttatcctaaatgcaaccctaaccttaactcttaccctaacccagaCCTTCTCAAATAGTGGGGCGCGCCCCCCTGGGGGGACTCGAAGCGATGCCAGGGGAACACGGAGATAATGAGACAAACGTAAGTCTCCCGAAAGCTAAGACGAGGAAATATAACGAAGcatatgtagcgcttggcttcactgtgactacggtgggagacgaggaaagACCGGT
This is a stretch of genomic DNA from Oncorhynchus mykiss isolate Arlee chromosome 7, USDA_OmykA_1.1, whole genome shotgun sequence. It encodes these proteins:
- the LOC110528307 gene encoding sodium- and chloride-dependent GABA transporter 2 isoform X2, which gives rise to MFLRPPSGRSSWNLDSAVIHKSSSSSRQLHQPLTSRQELNRLDQQYSPSNPLSFTHCRMAGPLLAGRHETLPGPMQVAQQRVNERGQWKNKFEFILTVAGAIVGLGNIWRFPYLCYKNGGGAFFIPYILYLVTCGIPLFILETALGQYTSQGGITCWRKICPLFEGMGYAAQVITIYGCMTYIVILVWAFLYLFSSFTADLPWANCNNAWNTDFCVTFGTKNASTNWTVPLLNVSSSVVEFWHRRVLRMSDGIESLGGIRWELALCLLLSWAICYFCIWKGVRSTGKAAYFTATFPYVMLAVLFVRGVTLPGAKDGIFYYLYPNVTRLADPQVWMDAGTQIFYSYAICLGYLTSLGSYNKYNNNCYKDSFYLCLLNSGTSFVSGFAIFSILGYMAGEQGVDISVVAESGPGLVFIVYPQAVSLLPCPQFWAICFFTMIILLGVDSQFVALESLMTSVTDFNPNLIRKGYRRELLLLLICCCCYLVGLIMITEGGLYIIQLFDHYVCSGATLLLLSICQSLSIGWIYGAERFCDNIEDMIGYRPSSLLKYCWLYITPTIGTYSPLKFNNTYVYPWWAYGLGWILAMSSLSLIPITMVYKLYQAKGTFWQRLQAVCRPAEDLPMMKKEMAGLFALDRVTEDEKTYNNNL
- the LOC110528307 gene encoding sodium- and chloride-dependent GABA transporter 2 isoform X1; this translates as MFLRPPSGRSSWNLDSAVIHKSSSSSRQLHQPLTSRQELNRLDQQYSPSNPLSFTHCRMAGPLLAGRHETLPGPMQVAQQRVNERGQWKNKFEFILTVAGAIVGLGNIWRFPYLCYKNGGGAFFIPYILYLVTCGIPLFILETALGQYTSQGGITCWRKICPLFEGMGYAAQVITIYGCMTYIVILVWAFLYLFSSFTADLPWANCNNAWNTDFCVTFGTKNASTNWTVPLLNVSSSVVEFWHRRVLRMSDGIESLGGIRWELALCLLLSWAICYFCIWKGVRSTGKAAYFTATFPYVMLAVLFVRGVTLPGAKDGIFYYLYPNVTRLADPQVWMDAGTQIFYSYAICLGYLTSLGSYNKYNNNCYKDSFYLCLLNSGTSFVSGFAIFSILGYMAGEQGVDISVVAESGPGLVFIVYPQAVSLLPCPQFWAICFFTMIILLGVDSQFVALESLMTSVTDFNPNLIRKGYRRELLLLLICCCCYLVGLIMITEGGLYIIQLFDHYVCSGATLLLLSICQSLSIGWIYGAERFCDNIEDMIGYRPSSLLKYCWLYITPTIGTVTFVFSLLKYSPLKFNNTYVYPWWAYGLGWILAMSSLSLIPITMVYKLYQAKGTFWQRLQAVCRPAEDLPMMKKEMAGLFALDRVTEDEKTYNNNL